Proteins from a genomic interval of Paenibacillus lentus:
- a CDS encoding nicotinate phosphoribosyltransferase — MQSESLALHTDKYQINMIYAHWVNGTHERKAVFEAYFRKLPFGNGYAVFAGLERIVQYISHLRFTDSEIEFLGRQEEKYDPAFLELLRNFRFKGNLLAVPEGTLVFPNEPLVRVDGTIMEAQLIETALLNFMNFQTLIATKASRVKRVAENEVLLEFGSRRAQEADAAIWGARAAYLSGFDATSNLLAGEIFGIPTKGTHSHSWVQSFNSEMEAFERFAKALPDQVSLLVDTFDTLNSGVPNAIKTARLLESKGKRLSSIRLDSGDLAYLSIQARKMLDEAGLPYVKIVASNDLDENTIFNLKAQGAKIDIWGVGTQLITAADQPALGGVYKLVEREYNGKMEPTIKISGNPEKVTTPGKKDILRIVDIESGKAIADYICFPHEQQARAGGKLRLFDPVHPYLKKSVKNYRAIEMLQPIYVNGELVYKLPSLHAIRKYHKEQLQMFWPEYLRKLNPEKYRVNLSQEAWELKQKLIEDYLGHQED; from the coding sequence ATGCAAAGCGAGAGTTTGGCGCTACATACGGATAAATATCAGATCAATATGATCTATGCCCATTGGGTAAACGGTACACATGAGCGCAAGGCTGTGTTCGAGGCTTATTTTCGCAAGCTGCCCTTTGGCAATGGCTATGCTGTGTTTGCAGGTTTGGAGCGAATCGTGCAATACATATCCCATTTGCGGTTTACGGATAGCGAAATCGAATTTTTAGGCAGACAGGAAGAGAAGTATGATCCTGCTTTTTTGGAGTTGCTGCGTAACTTCCGTTTTAAGGGCAATCTTCTAGCCGTCCCGGAAGGGACATTGGTGTTTCCGAATGAGCCGCTGGTTCGGGTAGACGGAACGATTATGGAAGCTCAACTCATTGAGACAGCGCTGCTTAATTTTATGAATTTTCAGACCTTGATCGCGACTAAAGCCTCCCGTGTGAAAAGAGTAGCCGAGAATGAAGTATTGCTTGAATTCGGCTCGCGCCGTGCGCAAGAGGCGGATGCAGCCATATGGGGAGCGCGTGCCGCCTATTTATCAGGGTTTGACGCGACATCGAATTTGCTTGCGGGGGAAATCTTCGGCATACCAACGAAGGGTACACATTCGCATTCTTGGGTTCAGAGCTTTAACTCGGAGATGGAGGCTTTTGAACGCTTCGCCAAGGCATTGCCCGATCAAGTTTCTTTGCTCGTAGATACGTTTGATACGCTCAACAGTGGTGTACCGAATGCGATTAAAACAGCGAGGCTGCTGGAGAGTAAAGGAAAAAGGTTAAGCAGTATCCGCCTAGATAGCGGTGATCTGGCTTATTTATCGATTCAAGCACGCAAGATGCTGGATGAAGCCGGCCTTCCTTATGTCAAAATCGTGGCGTCGAATGATCTTGATGAGAATACGATATTTAACCTCAAGGCTCAAGGGGCCAAGATCGATATTTGGGGAGTCGGGACTCAGTTAATTACGGCTGCTGATCAGCCGGCCTTAGGCGGCGTGTACAAGTTGGTTGAACGGGAATACAACGGAAAAATGGAGCCGACGATCAAAATATCCGGCAACCCAGAGAAAGTAACGACTCCGGGCAAGAAAGATATATTGCGAATCGTTGATATAGAGAGCGGCAAAGCGATTGCCGATTACATTTGCTTCCCACATGAGCAGCAGGCAAGAGCTGGAGGTAAATTGCGTTTATTTGATCCGGTTCATCCTTACCTTAAAAAGTCTGTGAAAAATTATAGGGCTATAGAGATGCTGCAGCCCATATACGTGAATGGGGAGTTAGTCTACAAATTACCTTCACTTCATGCTATTCGGAAATATCATAAGGAACAGCTGCAAATGTTCTGGCCGGAATATTTACGGAAGCTGAACCCGGAAAAATATCGCGTTAATCTGAGTCAGGAAGCGTGGGAATTGAAGCAAAAGCTGATCGAGGATTATTTAGGTCACCAAGAAGATTAA
- a CDS encoding cysteine hydrolase family protein, producing MKALLVVDYTKDFVDGKLPVGEPAILLESAICKITKQYVQNGDFVVMAVDLHEEGDTLHPESKLFPPHNIRDTEGRELYGKLAEVYEQHHKEIYWMDKTRYSAFCGTNLEQKLRERGIQEIAIVGVCTDICVLHTAVDAYNKGYSITIYEDGVASFNPEGHAWALGHFRATLGANVTNSR from the coding sequence ATGAAGGCATTGCTTGTTGTTGATTATACGAAGGATTTTGTAGATGGAAAGTTGCCTGTAGGGGAGCCGGCGATCTTACTTGAATCGGCCATTTGTAAAATTACGAAGCAATATGTGCAGAACGGCGACTTTGTCGTGATGGCGGTGGATTTGCATGAAGAGGGAGATACACTGCACCCGGAGTCAAAGCTGTTTCCACCACATAATATTCGCGACACGGAAGGCCGGGAATTATACGGTAAATTAGCGGAAGTATATGAACAGCATCATAAAGAGATTTATTGGATGGACAAGACGAGATACAGTGCTTTTTGCGGAACGAATCTTGAGCAGAAATTACGTGAGCGTGGAATTCAAGAAATAGCGATTGTCGGCGTTTGTACGGATATTTGTGTATTGCATACGGCCGTGGATGCCTATAATAAAGGTTATAGCATTACCATTTACGAGGATGGCGTTGCCAGCTTCAATCCGGAAGGCCATGCATGGGCACTCGGACATTTCCGGGCTACTTTGGGGGCAAATGTTACAAATAGCCGATAA